From the genome of Ectobacillus sp. JY-23, one region includes:
- a CDS encoding NAD(P)H-dependent glycerol-3-phosphate dehydrogenase, with protein sequence MGKITVVGAGSWGTALAMVLADNGHEVRLWGAREEQMDEVNQRRTNHKYLPGIMLPRGITAYVSLEEALQDTEHVLLVVPTKAIREVLANMRTVLKHAVTVTHASKGIEPDTSKRISEMIEEELPVHLLRDVVVLSGPSHAEEVALRQPTTVTSASKNMEAAEAVQDLFMNNEYFRVYTNPDIIGVELGGALKNIIALAAGMTDGLGFGDNAKAALITRGLAEIARLGRAMGADPLTFAGLTGMGDLIVTCTSVHSRNWRAGNLLGKGHSLEDVLESMGMVVEGVRTTKAAYQLADKIGVDMPITAALHEVLFHGKDVKEAVGSLMGRVRKHEVEAVPNLYK encoded by the coding sequence ATGGGGAAAATTACGGTGGTAGGAGCTGGCAGCTGGGGGACAGCGCTAGCGATGGTACTTGCTGACAATGGTCACGAAGTTCGTTTATGGGGTGCACGTGAAGAACAAATGGATGAGGTAAACCAACGTCGTACAAACCATAAATATCTACCTGGTATTATGCTTCCGAGAGGAATAACTGCTTATGTATCGCTTGAAGAAGCATTGCAAGATACTGAGCATGTGCTTCTGGTGGTTCCGACAAAAGCGATACGTGAAGTATTAGCAAATATGCGCACCGTGTTAAAACATGCAGTAACAGTTACACATGCAAGCAAAGGGATAGAACCAGATACATCAAAACGTATTTCAGAAATGATTGAAGAAGAACTACCTGTACATTTACTCCGTGATGTAGTAGTGTTATCAGGACCTAGTCATGCGGAAGAAGTGGCACTGCGTCAACCGACCACTGTCACTTCTGCTTCCAAAAATATGGAAGCAGCAGAAGCTGTTCAAGACCTGTTTATGAATAACGAATATTTCCGGGTCTACACCAATCCTGATATTATTGGTGTAGAACTTGGAGGAGCACTTAAAAATATAATCGCTTTAGCTGCCGGTATGACAGATGGGCTGGGGTTTGGTGATAATGCCAAAGCGGCCTTGATAACACGAGGTTTAGCGGAGATTGCTCGCTTAGGAAGGGCAATGGGTGCAGATCCATTGACTTTTGCCGGTTTAACAGGTATGGGTGATTTAATTGTTACTTGTACGAGTGTGCATAGCCGAAATTGGCGTGCAGGTAACCTGCTTGGTAAAGGCCATTCCTTGGAGGATGTGCTTGAAAGTATGGGTATGGTTGTAGAAGGCGTGCGAACCACGAAGGCTGCATATCAATTAGCAGATAAGATTGGTGTTGATATGCCGATCACAGCAGCGTTACATGAAGTGCTGTTTCATGGTAAGGATGTGAAAGAAGCTGTGGGTTCTTTAATGGGGCGTGTTCGTAAGCATGAGGTAGAAGCAGTTCCAAATCTATATAAATAA
- the der gene encoding ribosome biogenesis GTPase Der, protein MKPVVAIVGRPNVGKSTIFNRIVGERVSIVEDIPGVTRDRIYSAGEWLNREFNIIDTGGIDIGDEPFMTQIRQQAEIAIDEADVIIFLTNGREGVTAADEEVAKILYKSKKPVVLAVNKIDNPEMREQIYDFYALGFGEPYPISGSHGLGLGDLLDAVTQHFPEQTEADYDDETIKFCLIGRPNVGKSSLVNALLGQERVIVSNVAGTTRDAVDTPYSKDGQDYVIIDTAGMRKRGKVYESTEKYSVLRALRAIERADVVLVVLDGEEGIIEQDKKIAGYAHDSGKAVIIVVNKWDAVEKDEKTMNEFEENIRAHFQFLDYAPIVFLSAKTKKRTHTLAPVINMVSENQTLRVQTNVLNDIIMDAVAMNPTPTHKGKRLKIYYTTQVAIKPPTFVVFVNEPELMHFSYERFLENRIRDAFNFVGTPIKIIARARD, encoded by the coding sequence TATTTATAGTGCGGGTGAATGGCTGAACCGTGAGTTTAATATTATTGATACGGGCGGAATTGATATTGGTGATGAGCCATTTATGACACAAATCCGTCAACAAGCGGAAATTGCAATCGATGAAGCGGATGTTATTATTTTTTTAACGAATGGTCGTGAAGGTGTAACAGCTGCAGATGAAGAGGTTGCAAAAATTTTATATAAATCTAAAAAGCCTGTTGTATTAGCTGTAAACAAGATTGATAACCCTGAAATGCGTGAACAAATCTATGATTTTTATGCATTAGGATTTGGTGAACCATATCCTATTTCCGGATCGCACGGTCTTGGATTGGGTGATTTGCTGGATGCAGTAACGCAACATTTTCCTGAGCAAACGGAAGCAGATTATGATGATGAAACTATTAAGTTTTGTTTGATTGGACGGCCGAATGTAGGTAAATCTTCACTTGTGAATGCGTTGCTTGGACAAGAACGTGTTATTGTCAGCAATGTAGCAGGAACAACGCGTGATGCAGTAGATACACCATACTCTAAAGATGGTCAAGATTATGTAATTATTGATACTGCAGGGATGAGAAAAAGAGGAAAAGTGTATGAAAGTACAGAAAAGTATAGTGTATTGCGTGCTTTGCGTGCCATCGAACGAGCTGATGTGGTTTTAGTTGTTTTAGATGGGGAAGAAGGCATTATTGAACAAGATAAGAAAATTGCCGGTTATGCACATGATTCTGGTAAAGCTGTTATCATTGTTGTTAACAAGTGGGATGCGGTAGAAAAAGATGAAAAGACTATGAATGAGTTCGAAGAAAATATCCGTGCTCATTTCCAATTTTTAGATTATGCGCCGATCGTATTCTTATCTGCGAAAACGAAAAAACGTACGCATACATTAGCACCTGTTATTAATATGGTAAGTGAAAATCAGACATTGCGCGTACAAACTAATGTACTAAATGATATTATTATGGATGCTGTGGCAATGAACCCAACTCCGACGCATAAGGGGAAACGATTAAAGATTTATTACACAACACAAGTTGCAATCAAGCCACCAACATTTGTTGTATTTGTTAATGAACCAGAACTCATGCACTTTTCCTACGAACGATTTTTAGAAAATCGCATTCGTGATGCATTTAATTTTGTAGGAACACCTATTAAAATTATTGCAAGGGCTAGAGACTAA